The following coding sequences lie in one Crassostrea angulata isolate pt1a10 chromosome 10, ASM2561291v2, whole genome shotgun sequence genomic window:
- the LOC128164913 gene encoding uncharacterized protein LOC128164913, with protein MNDKCVIHPNEILEKYCASHQLLCCKICLATEHKTCSEVQPIDVVQTKTTEASSNNTDVILELQSVTEKVDSALAPIVMGVNGLEKKHSGLRNTASSATGKILSKIQEMHNVFNSKLQETQEKELKYLSSSRIHLEAFLNTLSVAENLLTAVCECGTPRQLFVTASKVKFQIQKHLERLEKLHGKQLEITCEINKDVDAFCDIEYIAKLNEIDVDQTNIVEIEDQMKSFEGSMRVDDALLLGSKTDPAKLAAKEIAKYAEEMPDMRDGCLLSDGTVLVISYGEFRMLRDGEEMRTLIELESDERPYAFERICSDERDRIFIKSSQGIIMEYAIHDDQLQHIRDISFDVAYGAFRYFANKFYCLSCPYKKGSGLLIFNENGKLLRVIEGTTERGSELALSSDGQCIYYSNRQEIFCRDLTGKPPYYKHSKSEDPYSYRIYHGIDVDRYGNVYAFQEGENCIVQISENGQECRDFLEVDSNFRPESIRFDHARARFAVFCNNNVYQEYTQVVKVYELIVDENESEECVADDEKEECVADDEKEECVADDDD; from the coding sequence ATGAATGACAAATGTGTCATTCACCCTAATGAAATTTTGGAGAAATATTGTGCATCGCATCAGCTGTTGTGCTGCAAGATTTGCTTGGCGACTGAGCACAAGACGTGTTCTGAGGTTCAGCCTATTGATGTTGTGCAGACGAAGACCACTGAAGCCTCATCTAACAATACTGATGTCATATTGGAACTTCAATCAGTTACAGAAAAGGTAGATTCAGCTCTGGCTCCGATAGTAATGGGGGTCAATGGCCTTGAAAAGAAGCATTCCGGATTGCGAAACACCGCCTCGTCTGCTACCGGCAAAATTCTGAGCAAGATTCAAGAAATGCACAACGTTTTCAACAGTAAACTACAAGAAACACAGGAGAAAGAACTGAAGTACCTTTCATCATCACGGATACATTTAGAGGCTTTTTTGAATACTTTGTCGGTAGCAGAGAATTTGTTGACTGCCGTCTGTGAGTGTGGAACACCCAGGCAACTATTCGTTACCGCatcaaaagtaaaatttcaaattcaaaaacatttggAACGATTGGAAAAACTGCACGGAAAACAATTGGAAATCACTTGCGAGATTAACAAAGATGTTGATGCATTTTGCGATATCGAATATATTGCTAAACTAAACGAAATTGATGTTGATCAAACTAATATTGTTGAAATAGAAGATCAAATGAAGTCATTTGAAGGTAGTATGCGAGTTGATGATGCACTACTATTAGGATCGAAGACTGACCCAGCGAAATTGGCAGCAAAAGAAATAGCTAAGTATGCAGAGGAAATGCCGGATATGAGGGATGGATGTCTTCTGTCGGACGGGACGGTATTGGTTATATCTTACGGCGAATTCCGAATGTTACGTGATGGCGAAGAAATGCGCACTCTAATTGAATTGGAAAGTGATGAAAGACCTTATGCTTTCGAAAGAATTTGTTCAGATGAACGTGATCGAATTTTTATTAAGTCGAGTCAAGGAATAATCATGGAATATGCTATACACGATGACCAATTGCAGCATATTCGCGACATCAGTTTTGACGTAGCTTATGGAGCCTTTCGGTATTTCGCAAACAAGTTCTATTGCTTGTCCTGTCCATATAAAAAAGGCAGTGGTTTACTTATTTTTAACGAGAATGGAAAACTTTTGCGAGTCATCGAAGGAACGACCGAGCGTGGAAGCGAACTAGCACTCTCGTCAGATGGTCAGTGCATTTACTACAGTAATCgccaagaaatattttgtagggATTTGACAGGAAAACCTCCGTATTACAAGCACTCGAAGTCAGAAGATCCATATTCATACCGTATCTATCATGGGATAGACGTAGACCGTTATGGCAATGTGTATGCATTCCAAGAAGGTGAAAATTGTATCGTTCAGATTTCTGAAAATGGACAAGAATGCAGAGACTTCCTAGAGGTCGATTCTAATTTTAGACCCGAAAGTATAAGGTTTGACCATGCGCGTGCAAGATTTGCCGTGTTTTGCAACAACAATGTGTATCAAGAATATACGCAAGTTGTTAAAGTGTATGAGCTGAttgttgatgaaaatgaaagcgaAGAATGTGTAGCGGATGATGAAAAAGAAGAATGTGTAGCGGATGATGAAAAAGAAGAATGTGTAGCGGATGATGACGATTAA
- the LOC128166157 gene encoding la-related protein 7-like isoform X2 yields the protein MEVEEKPKKLGTAKRKRMKAVQAKIREQMEFYFSDSNLAKDRFMKNLIQSSENGYVDIETFLTFKKISSLTKDVIQIRKALSHSDFFELNEDKTKVKRKTPIQELKDLDEKTVYVECLPKTADHQWLRKLFSPSGNITYISIPKFKSTGDKKGFAFVEFDSVEAAKRACQELNNPPVRPGERFSPGMFPRYNKQLVSMQKKLEEIGDNDIEDKLPDATKLKRGKRQRSKASESSTDLSDISPKKRRNTLSTDSLDSQGDSTGPVKRKRKRRESEGEVSQRTEGESGNSEDKSNSVKKGKKRKQKSMSDTSASESDVSKSGDVSGTENERRRKTDTVGDKKGEKTSGEDNSSTTKGTKQGTFESESKMCEDQQRKRRADEKSDCYSSPKKLPKVTSGGQSEETSKGTPTKKKEKRKRKKKHKERGLPELRVIPKLEWLYLKKEYLNLQKESMKNLKQNLKQMKMEDSSEQNKEHTQEAMPEKPTVEMPGTVVRLSSECPVYRKQLKTDLGPETAVAYVDVLEGEKEGFVRFKDTDSATKVIGHSWPHYHFTLLTGTDEEMYWNKLKADKMKKYESKQKKSEKRGQKKLIDRAQKRNKENMDRVHIRFSEDE from the exons ATGGAGGTTGAAGAAAAACCGAAAAAGCTCGGTACAGCGAAAAGGAAACGAATGAAAGCTGTTCAGGCTAAAATAAGGGAGCAg ATGGAATTTTACTTCAGTGACTCAAATTTGGCAAAGGACAGATTTATGAAAAACTTGATTCAGTCATCAGAAAATGGCT ATGTTGACATCGAGACATTCTTGACATTCAAGAAAATATCAAGTCTTACAAAGGATGTAATCCAAATAAGAAAAGCTCTTTCACATTCAGACTTCTTTGAG ctTAATGAAGATAAAACTAAAGTGAAAAGGAAAACACCCATTCAGGAGTTAAAAGATTTAGATGAGAAAACAGTATATGTT GAATGTTTACCCAAGACTGCTGATCACCAGTGGCTGAGAAAACTGTTCTCGCCAAGTGGAAACATAACCTATATCAGCATACCAAAGTTCAAAAGCACCGGTGACAAGAAAGGGTTTGCATTTGTGGAGTTTGATTCTGTTGAAGCTGCAAAGCGGGCATGTCAG GAGCTCAATAACCCACCTGTTAGACCTGGGGAAAGATTTTCACCTGGAATGTTTCCCAGGTATAACAAACAACTGGTCAGCATGCAGAAAAAGTTAGAAGAGATAGGAG ACAATGATATAGAAGATAAATTACCTGATGCAACCAAATTGAAGAGAGGAAAGAGACAAAGAAGCAAGGCCAGTGAGAGTAGTACGGATCTCTCGGACATCTCACCAAAGAAAAGAAGGAACACCCTGAGCACTGATTCACTGGACAGTCAGGGGGACAGCACGGGGCCAGTCAAAAGGAAGAGGAAGCGGAGGGAGTCGGAGGGGGAGGTCAGTCAGAGGACAGAGGGAGAGAGTGGGAACAGTGAGGACAAGTCAAACAGTGTAAAGAAGGGTAAGAAAAGGAAGCAGAAGTCCATGTCAGATACGAGTGCTAGTGAGTCGGATGTGAGTAAATCGGGTGATGTTAGTGGAACTGAGAATGAGAGGAGGAGAAAGACTGACACAGTGGGGgataaaaaaggagaaaaaaccTCAGGGGAAGATAACTCTTCAACAACTAAAGGCACAAAGCAGGGAACTTTTGAGTCTGAATCTAAAATGTGTGAGGATCAGCAGAGGAAAAGGAGAGCTGATGAAAAGAGTGACTGTTATAGCTCACCTAAAAAGTTACCGAAAGTTACCTCTGGTGGTCAAAGTGAAGAGACAAGTAAAGGGACCccaacaaaaaagaaagagaaaaggaAAAGAAAGAAGAAGCACAAAGAAAGAGGCCTACCAGAGCTAAGAGTGATCCCAAA ATTGGAATGGCTCTATCTGAAAAAAGAATACTTAAATCTGCAAAAGGAAAGTATGAAAAATCttaaacaaaatctaaagcagATGAAAATGGAAGACTCATCAGAGCAAAACAAAG AACATACGCAAGAAGCAATGCCTGAGAAGCCGACAGTAGAGATGCCAGGAACAGTTGTTCGTTTGTCAAGTGAATGTCCAGTGTACAGAAAGCAATTAAAG ACAGACCTGGGTCCAGAGACAGCAGTGGCTTATGTAGATGTGCTGGAGGGGGAGAAGGAAGGCTTTGTCAGGTTCAAGGACACTGATAGTGCTACAAAGGTCATAGGTCACTCCTGGCCTCACTATCACTTCACTCTACTTACAG GCACAGATGAAGAGATGTATTGGAACAAACTTAAGGCTGACAAGATGAAGAAGTATGAGAGTAAACAGAAAAAGTCTGAAAAGCGGGGACAGAAGAAG TTAATAGATCGCGCTCAGAAACGTAACAAAGAAAACATGGACAGAGTGCACATCCGTTTCTCAGAAGATGAgtga
- the LOC128166157 gene encoding la-related protein 7-like isoform X1: MEVEEKPKKLGTAKRKRMKAVQAKIREQMEFYFSDSNLAKDRFMKNLIQSSENGYVDIETFLTFKKISSLTKDVIQIRKALSHSDFFELNEDKTKVKRKTPIQELKDLDEKTVYVECLPKTADHQWLRKLFSPSGNITYISIPKFKSTGDKKGFAFVEFDSVEAAKRACQELNNPPVRPGERFSPGMFPRYNKQLVSMQKKLEEIGDNDIEDKLPDATKLKRGKRQRSKASESSTDLSDISPKKRRNTLSTDSLDSQGDSTGPVKRKRKRRESEGEVSQRTEGESGNSEDKSNSVKKGKKRKQKSMSDTSASESDVSKSGDVSGTENERRRKTDTVGDKKGEKTSGEDNSSTTKGTKQGTFESESKMCEDQQRKRRADEKSDCYSSPKKLPKVTSGGQSEETSKGTPTKKKEKRKRKKKHKERGLPELRVIPKLEWLYLKKEYLNLQKESMKNLKQNLKQMKMEDSSEQNKEHTQEAMPEKPTVEMPGTVVRLSSECPVYRKQLKTDLGPETAVAYVDVLEGEKEGFVRFKDTDSATKVIGHSWPHYHFTLLTGTDEEMYWNKLKADKMKKYESKQKKSEKRGQKKVNEVPLIDRAQKRNKENMDRVHIRFSEDE, translated from the exons ATGGAGGTTGAAGAAAAACCGAAAAAGCTCGGTACAGCGAAAAGGAAACGAATGAAAGCTGTTCAGGCTAAAATAAGGGAGCAg ATGGAATTTTACTTCAGTGACTCAAATTTGGCAAAGGACAGATTTATGAAAAACTTGATTCAGTCATCAGAAAATGGCT ATGTTGACATCGAGACATTCTTGACATTCAAGAAAATATCAAGTCTTACAAAGGATGTAATCCAAATAAGAAAAGCTCTTTCACATTCAGACTTCTTTGAG ctTAATGAAGATAAAACTAAAGTGAAAAGGAAAACACCCATTCAGGAGTTAAAAGATTTAGATGAGAAAACAGTATATGTT GAATGTTTACCCAAGACTGCTGATCACCAGTGGCTGAGAAAACTGTTCTCGCCAAGTGGAAACATAACCTATATCAGCATACCAAAGTTCAAAAGCACCGGTGACAAGAAAGGGTTTGCATTTGTGGAGTTTGATTCTGTTGAAGCTGCAAAGCGGGCATGTCAG GAGCTCAATAACCCACCTGTTAGACCTGGGGAAAGATTTTCACCTGGAATGTTTCCCAGGTATAACAAACAACTGGTCAGCATGCAGAAAAAGTTAGAAGAGATAGGAG ACAATGATATAGAAGATAAATTACCTGATGCAACCAAATTGAAGAGAGGAAAGAGACAAAGAAGCAAGGCCAGTGAGAGTAGTACGGATCTCTCGGACATCTCACCAAAGAAAAGAAGGAACACCCTGAGCACTGATTCACTGGACAGTCAGGGGGACAGCACGGGGCCAGTCAAAAGGAAGAGGAAGCGGAGGGAGTCGGAGGGGGAGGTCAGTCAGAGGACAGAGGGAGAGAGTGGGAACAGTGAGGACAAGTCAAACAGTGTAAAGAAGGGTAAGAAAAGGAAGCAGAAGTCCATGTCAGATACGAGTGCTAGTGAGTCGGATGTGAGTAAATCGGGTGATGTTAGTGGAACTGAGAATGAGAGGAGGAGAAAGACTGACACAGTGGGGgataaaaaaggagaaaaaaccTCAGGGGAAGATAACTCTTCAACAACTAAAGGCACAAAGCAGGGAACTTTTGAGTCTGAATCTAAAATGTGTGAGGATCAGCAGAGGAAAAGGAGAGCTGATGAAAAGAGTGACTGTTATAGCTCACCTAAAAAGTTACCGAAAGTTACCTCTGGTGGTCAAAGTGAAGAGACAAGTAAAGGGACCccaacaaaaaagaaagagaaaaggaAAAGAAAGAAGAAGCACAAAGAAAGAGGCCTACCAGAGCTAAGAGTGATCCCAAA ATTGGAATGGCTCTATCTGAAAAAAGAATACTTAAATCTGCAAAAGGAAAGTATGAAAAATCttaaacaaaatctaaagcagATGAAAATGGAAGACTCATCAGAGCAAAACAAAG AACATACGCAAGAAGCAATGCCTGAGAAGCCGACAGTAGAGATGCCAGGAACAGTTGTTCGTTTGTCAAGTGAATGTCCAGTGTACAGAAAGCAATTAAAG ACAGACCTGGGTCCAGAGACAGCAGTGGCTTATGTAGATGTGCTGGAGGGGGAGAAGGAAGGCTTTGTCAGGTTCAAGGACACTGATAGTGCTACAAAGGTCATAGGTCACTCCTGGCCTCACTATCACTTCACTCTACTTACAG GCACAGATGAAGAGATGTATTGGAACAAACTTAAGGCTGACAAGATGAAGAAGTATGAGAGTAAACAGAAAAAGTCTGAAAAGCGGGGACAGAAGAAGGTGAATGAAGTACCG TTAATAGATCGCGCTCAGAAACGTAACAAAGAAAACATGGACAGAGTGCACATCCGTTTCTCAGAAGATGAgtga
- the LOC128164914 gene encoding putative ZDHHC-type palmitoyltransferase 5 has product RSADGDTFGNAGNLIISDPDSDNYPKVVYPGEVGPGAGYGSQKFQLLQSAISNCAVPLVHQLIQQEPGLVREQGWHGQTALHKACLCGDWSVTYLLLEGGADPNAKNEFDETPVHYSCKRGLAQIVHLMVQRGGNLEAVDKNGKSAAHHAAQTGSVFVMKYLDMNGVNFNAVDKNLQTALHICCVHGHVDAFKFLIKAERTTLTQVDGDGNTVLHIAAREGHPYLCWELLVVMGCGPLHLTNREGFTPVELAAQRNKYGHIEITPILQWLAKKDKSYIVRGPVFTWWWLLFMPAVLYSVIALTSYYFLPSHQGMVYIAGMIVLILSLLGHNHRMNHVCRWPDPMFAGTFFAGLLHTAILQIFYLIPNYNEYPVFIVMATLLGLNLFYMYYKILRSDPGAAKESVRDQESGKCMTLVDLCVPQRKVDLYCPVCEVVRAPRTKHCRLCEQCYENMDHHCLFLLICLAKKNHALFCWFIICCLVSMTLFLVHCALYISRAYSDLTYSNTFYTMLWTDCWVLSLIAMNAASILWGVNLLRFQFSVVSRGMTTVFMSRTKTALTQQERIVNILYFLMGREPFAEDPLICSQNTHTV; this is encoded by the exons AGATCTGCAGACGGAGATACCTTTGGGAATGCAGGCAATTTGATAATTTCCGACCCTGATTCCGATAATTATCCGAAAGTTGTCTACCCGGGAGAGGTTGGTCCAGGGGCGGGGTATGGCAGCCAAAAATTCCAGCTCCTACAGTCAGCCATCAGTAATTGTGCTGTCCCTCTGGTCCACCAACTCATTCAACAGGAGCCAGGCCTAGTCCGGGAACAGG GTTGGCATGGGCAAACAGCACTTCACAAAGCATGCCTATGTGGAGACTGGTCCGTTACCTACTTGCTGCTGGAGGGAGGTGCAGACCCCAACGCCAAGAATGAGTTTGATGAGACCCCCGTGCATTACTCTTGTAAGAGGGGTTTGGCTCAGATTGTGCACCTTATGGTGCAACGCGGAGGAAATTTGGAGGCTGTGGACAAAAATGGAAAATCTGCAGCTCACCATGCAGCCCAGACTGGGAGTGT gtTTGTCATGAAGTACCTGGACATGAATGGTGTGAACTTCAATGCAGTGGACAAAAATCTTCAAACTGCATTACATATATGTTGTGTTCATGGGCATGTAGATGCCTTCAAGTTTTTAATCAAAGCTGAG aGAACAACCCTGACCCAGGTAGATGGGGATGGGAACACTGTCCTCCATATTGCTGCCAGGGAGGGACACCCATACTTATGCTGGGAGCTCTTGGTGGTTATGGGGTGTGGCCCACTGCATCTAACAAACCGTGAGGGCTTCACTCCAGTAGAGTTAGCAGCGCAAAGAAATAAATATGG CCACATAGAGATCACACCCATTCTTCAATGGTTGGCAAAAAAGGACAAAAGTTACATTGTGCGAGGACCAGTTTTCACCTGGTGGTGGCTCCTGTTTATGCCAGCTGTTCTGTATTCTGTGATAGCTCTCACCAGCTATTATTTTCTGCCTTCTCACCAGGGGATGGTATACATTGCTGGAATGATTGTGCTCATACTTAGTTTGTTGGGACACAATCACAGAATGAATCATGTTTGTAG ATGGCCAGATCCTATGTTTGCTGGGACATTCTTTGCTGGATTGCTCCATACAGCCATCTTGCAGATATTTTATCTGATACCAA ATTACAATGAGTATCCAGTTTTCATTGTCATGGCTACTCTCCTAGGACTGAAtctattttatatgtattacaaAATCCTAAGAAGTGATCCAg GAGCTGCTAAAGAATCAGTACGAGATCAAGAGAGCGGTAAATGTATGACACTTGTCGACTTGTGTGTTCCCCAGAGAAAGGTTGATCTTTACTGTCCTGTCTGTGAG GTTGTCAGGGCTCCAAGAACAAAACACTGTAGACTGTGTGAACAGTGCTATGAAAACATGGACCACCACTGCCTTTTCCTCCTGATCTGCTTGGCCAAAAAGAACCATGCCCTCTTCTGCTGGTTCATCATCTGTTGTCTGGTTTCCATGACACTATTCCTGGTGCACTGTGCCTTGTACATTTCTAGAGCCTACTCTGATTTAACTTACAGCAACACCTTTTACACTATGCTTTGGACAGACTGTTGGGTGCTGAGTTTGATCGCCATGAACGCCGCCTCCATACTGTGGGGCGTGAACCTCCTGAGGTTCCAGTTCTCGGTGGTGTCCCGGGGAATGACCACTGTGTTCATGAGTAGAACCAAAACGGCCCTGACTCAACAGGAGAGAATCGTCAACATTCTATACTTCCTGATGGGAAGGGAGCCTTTTGCTGAGGATCCGTTAATTTGCTCACAAAACACACACACTGTCTGA
- the LOC128166767 gene encoding uncharacterized protein LOC128166767 — MFAGTFFAGLLHTAILQIFYLIPNYNEYPVFIVMATLLGLNLFYMYYKILRSDPGAAKESVRDQESGKCMTLVDLCVPQRKVDLYCPVCEVVRAPRTKHCRLCEQCYENMDHHCLFLLICLAKKNHALFCWFIICCLVSMTLFLVHCALYISRAYSDLTYSNTFYTMLWTDCWVLSLIAMNAASILWGVNLLRFQFSVVSRGMTTVFMSRTKTALTQQERIVNILYFLMGREPFAEDPLICSQNTHTV, encoded by the exons ATGTTTGCTGGGACATTCTTTGCTGGATTGCTCCATACAGCCATCTTGCAGATATTTTATCTGATACCAA ATTACAATGAGTATCCAGTTTTCATTGTCATGGCTACTCTCCTAGGACTGAAtctattttatatgtattacaaAATCCTAAGAAGTGATCCAg GAGCTGCTAAAGAATCAGTACGAGATCAAGAGAGCGGTAAATGTATGACACTTGTCGACTTGTGTGTTCCCCAAAGAAAGGTTGATCTTTACTGTCCTGTCTGTGAG GTTGTCAGGGCTCCAAGAACAAAACACTGTAGACTGTGTGAACAGTGCTATGAAAACATGGACCACCACTGCCTTTTCCTCCTGATCTGCTTGGCCAAAAAGAACCATGCCCTCTTCTGCTGGTTCATCATCTGTTGTCTGGTTTCCATGACACTATTCCTGGTGCACTGTGCCTTGTACATTTCTAGAGCCTACTCTGATTTAACTTACAGCAACACCTTTTACACTATGCTTTGGACAGACTGTTGGGTGCTGAGTTTGATCGCCATGAACGCCGCCTCCATACTGTGGGGCGTGAACCTCCTGAGGTTCCAGTTCTCGGTGGTGTCCCGGGGAATGACCACGGTGTTCATGAGTAGAACCAAAACGGCCCTGACTCAACAGGAGAGAATCGTCAACATTCTATACTTCCTGATGGGAAGGGAGCCTTTTGCTGAGGATCCGTTAATTTGCTCACAAAACACACACACTGTCTGA